The region CATTGGCATCAGTCACAAAATCAGCCACTTTCTGGATTGCTTCCTGGGCGTTTCCCATCGCGACACCCATGCCGGCCTGCTGAACCATTTTAATATCATTCAAACTGTCACCAATTGCCAGCACATTATTCATCGTAACATCGAGTTTTTCACAAACTTTTCTCAACGCGCTTGCTTTATTGACGCCTTTAGGATTCACCTCAATATTGGTCGGCAATGAGTTGGTTAATTCCAATTCATCATAATGGGAAAGTTCTTTTACAATATGGTCAAGTTTCGTTGTATCGAGTGAGTCACAGCCATATTTCAGCCATTCATGGTCATAAAAATTTTCAGGGGCTTCTCCCCGCCAAACCCGATCAGTTGAAATCATCCAGCTGTTAACGTCCGTCTGCTCTCCAAGCTCAAACATAAGCTGCACCATTTTTGGATCAAGCAAATGCTGCTCAAGCAAGTCCTCATTTACCGTCCAGATTTCGCCGCCATTTGCAGTAATTAAATATGAAGGCAATTCAAGTTGTTTTGCATATGGCAGGCATGATTGCAGCCAGCGCCCTGTACTCAGCACGACATGGATATTTGCTTCGAGCGCATTTTTTATTACTTTTTGTGTATAATCTGAAATTTCATCATTGCTGTTTAATAAGGTACCATCCATATCAAGTGCAATTAGTTTTATTTTATCCATTTATACTCTCCTCGTCTTCTCTATTCCTATATATAACGGCATGTTATCAGAAATGAATCAGCATCAACATTACTTTTATCGTTACCATTCTACCAGAGACTGGCTGATAACGATAAGGAAATCATTATGTACGGTATCATTCAAGTGGTATGTCAATATTCCGAATGAGCGCGCTGTATGATCGTTCCGATTACATTCAGACAATCAGGATATCCTTATCATCCCGTCTTTTATCTTCATTGCACTCATTTAAATATATGCTGTGCGGCACTAGCCCGATCTGTTCATTTTAATAATAAATAAAATCATTGTGATTAGCGGAACGAAAATGGTAAACAATATAAAACCTACACCTAATGTCGATTCTCCGCGTGTTGCCTGGATGGTGGACCAGGTTGCATAAGAGAGAATCAACACAATTTCAAAATTAAAAACAGCCATCATTGTTCTTGCCAGCGAATAGATTCGCGGCGCATTATCTTCAGTTATGGTAACAGGCAGATTAAAAATATGCGGAGCTTTTGTTAAAAAATAAAGCAGGATAAATGTCAATGCCGTTATGACCGGTAAAATAAAAATGGATGATTTACTGCCCCATCCATCTGCTTCCCCCTGAGCATTAAAGTATGTTGGAATCCTATCCGGCAAACTCTCATACTGATAAATCGCATATACAATCGTTGATAACATAACCACTAAGGACAAAAAATGAAACAACAGCTCCCACTTGGTCGCAGGGACTTTTACCTTAGGATTGCTCAGATTCATCTATTTCTCCCCCATTTACCATTTGGTATTCAACTGGAATTTTAGATACTAAAATGATAGCATACAATATCATGCTATAATAACAAAGCGCATGCAGTATTCATTTTTCGTCAATATTTTTAAACAAAAATAAAATAAGGAGGTATGTAAAATGATAACTGCTACATGGAGCTGGTTATGGGACAAACATGACCAGGCGAAAGATTTGATCCGTTTTTTTGTTAAGCCAAACGATTCACAAATTGGTTCGGCAGGGAATAAAGAATCAGGCGGATCTGCCGATAATAACGGCGGGGGTAATAACCGTTCATACAAACCTGCACAGCTGATTGGACTCATCTTAGGCCCGGCACTTTTCATACTTACGTTATTATTTTTCCAGCCTGAAGGACTCAGCGATCCCGCTCAGGCGATTTTGGCCAGTACAATCTGGATTGCAGTCTGGTGGATAACGGAAGCATTGCCGATACCCGTTACGTCACTTCTGCCGATTATTCTGTTTCCGCTTACAGGCGGCTTAGATATCGGCGCAACTACATCATCCTATGGCGATGATACGATCTTTTTATTTATGGGTGGGTTCATGATTGCACTCGCCATGGAAAAATGGAATCTGCACAAGCGGATAGCACTGACTATTATTTCGATTATCGGTACAAATACTGAACGAATCATTCTTGGTTTTATGGTCGCAACCGGCTTTTTATCGATGTGGATTTCCAATACCGCAACAGCCATGATGATGGTACCGATTGGTTTGGCAATAATTTATCAGGTTTCCGAAGCACTGAAAGATGATGATTCGATTGATACATCGAGAGAAAATTTCGGATTCGGCAAAGCATTGATGCTCAGCATTGCTTATTCTGCATCACTCGGAGGTATTGGTACGCTGATTGGAACACCACCAAACACTATACTAGCGGGGGCCATCAGCAACCTCTACGGTATCGAATTATCTTTTGCCAAGTGGATGCTGTTTGGGGTACCGTTTGCCTGGGTATTTATTTTCATTACCTGGTTTTACCTTGTGAAAGTTGCTTACCCGATGAAATTGAAACAACTGCCTGGTGGACGGGAAGTTATCCAATCCGAAAAGAAAAAACTTGGTAATCCTTCGTTTGAAGAAAAAGCTGTTTTCGTCATTTTCATTGCGGCGGCACTGTCCTGGATAAGCCGCTCATTCATATTGGCTGAAATTAATGAAAATATTAATGATGCGGTTATTGCAATGACAGCTGCAGTTATTCTGTTTGCTATTCCTGCTAAAAATAAGCAGGGAGATCGTTTGCTGGATTGGGATACAGCAGTCAAACTGCCATGGGGTATTCTGTTACTGTTTGGCGGTGGCTTGGCAATTGCGGCAGGTTTTCAGGATTCCGGGCTTTCCGAGTGGCTTGGTAAGCAGCTAAGTGTACTGGAAGGCATCAATATCATAATTATTCTGCTCGCCGTAACAGCACTGGTTATCTTCCTGACTGAAATAACATCGAACACAGCAACGGCCTCGATGATGTATCCAATTATGGCATCGCTTTCCGTGGCACTTGGTGTTCACCCGTTTGCTCTCATAATTGCCGCCGGGGTTGCAGCATCATGTGCATTCATGCTGCCGGTTGCCACCCCGCCAAATGCAGTGGTTTTCGGTTCAGGCTACTTGCGGATACCGGATATGGCCAAAGCAGGTTTTGCATTGAATATACTCGGTATTGTATTAGTCACTGCTGCCGTGTACCTCCTTATACCTATTGTATGGGGAATTGACCTTACCGAAGTACCGGAAATGCTGAAAAAATAGTGAGAAGACAAACCCGAGCACTTATGAAGTGTTCGGGTTTTGTTGTTACTATTGATTTGTTCACCACGTGCGGTTGATGTTTTCCTCGTACGGTTGATGTTTTCCCTGTGCGGTCGATGTTTCCCTCGTACGGTTGATGTTTTCCCTGTGCGGTTGATGTTTCCCTCATACGGTTGATGTTTCCCCTAATGGGCTCATGAATTAGAGACTTTCCTTTGTTTTTGCACTAAGATTATAAAAATAACTGGAAGGATTGCTGCCAATAATACGAGTCCGGTCCAGCCGAAGAGACTCCAGGCCGGTCCCATTGCGGTACTTCCCAATGAAACGCCCACATAATACGAAACAAGATACAAGCTTGAGGCACTTCCTTTATGATGGGAGACCTGATCACTGACAGATGCTGCTGTCAGCGAATGTGCAGTAAAAAAGCCAAGACACGCTACACACAGACCGGTGATTAACAGCCACAGCACTCCGCTCAACGTCATTAAGATCCCGCATGATAAAACAATAATGCCGGCGAGCCGGACCTTTCGCAAGCCGATTCTGGACGCAAGCCATCCGGCAGCAGGTGATCCAATAACACCAAGTCCATATGCAAAAAACATGTATGATATCGTCTTCAGGGAGAGTGAAAAAGGCGGTCCTTCCAAATAGAAGGGCAAATACGTCCACATCCCGGTAAAGGAAAACTGAAGTATAACGCCAAGGCCAAAGATCAATAAAAGCACCGGATTTTTCAAATGAAACAAAAATGCCTTAATATCATTTGAAAATGTTAATTCACTTGGTTCAAAAAACCGGGAGCGCGGCAACATAAAAAGTACTGCCGCAAGAATAACCGCACCCATTACAGCCAACACATAAAAAGACATTTCCCATGAATAATGATCGGTTAAATAACCGGTCAGCACCCGGCCCGCCATACCACCAAGCGCATTGCTGGAAATATAAAGCGCAGTTGCCACTTGAACACTCCGCCGATCGATTTCCTCACTCAAATAAGCAAGTGAAGCTGCAGGAAGCCCAGCCAGTGCAAATCCTTGTACAAACCTTAATACCAGTAGCAGGAAGAAAGTATCCGATAATGGTATAAGGAAAAATGGAATAACTGATCCTACCAGTGAAAGTTTGATAAACATCGTCCGTCCATTACGATCCGACAAAAAGCCAAGTACAATCAAACCAATAATCAACCCGATAATCGTAAGTGAGAGCGCCAGACTGGACCCCGATACAGTCACACCGAATTCTTTTACAAATACCGGCAAAAGTGGCTGAACTGCATACATACTGGCAAACACAAAAAACGATGCTAAAGCCAGACTGAGTGTAATCCGCCAAAAATATAAATCATGCATCGTGTATGATCTGTTCTGCATTTAACTCACACCCATTACTGATTTAGTCAAGCACATATTTGTCACGACCCGCACCCATGCCAAACAGCATTACCAGAACTGTTACACACATCAGCATTATCAGCGGGAGGTTCCAGGAGAATGTTATATCATATAACAACCCAATCAACATCGGGCCTACTGCAGCCAGACAATAACCGAGCGACTGCGCCATCCCGGATAATTCCGCGGCATTCCGGGCGGTACGTGCCCTCATTCCGAGGAAAGCAAGTGCAAGGGCAAAGCTTCCACTGAGAGTGATCCCAATTAAAATGGTGCTGATTACCATTACGGTAGTAGACTCACCGAGCAGCAGTCCACCATATCCGAAAATCCCAAAAACAGCCAAGGTCAGCACAATACCTCGCTGCGACTTGAATTTACCCGCTATTACCGGAACCAGAAAACTGGCCGGAAGACCGATAAACTGTGTAAATGACAGCATCCAACCAGCTGTTGCCATACTGACACCATAAGCATACAAAATTTCCGGAAGCCATGAAATGGTTACGTAAAACAAAAACGATTGAAGCCCCATAAAACATGCGACCTGCCATGCAAGCGGGGATTTCCACATTTGATTATCACTGACAGGAACATATTTCATTTCCAGGTCGCGCTGCTTTCCGGTTGATATGGACAAATAAATCCATAACCCAATCGCAATCACTGCGGGGACCGTCCAAATAAATAACGCCAATTGCCAGCCCCACTCCATTCCGCGGGCAAACGGGATACTTAATCCGGATGCTGTGGCCGCAAAAATGCCCATGGCGGTGGAGTAAACACTTGTCATTAACGCAACTTTTGCCGGAAATTTTTCCTTGATGACACCAGGCAGCAGGACATTTAAGATCGCAATGCCCAATCCGACAAACAGGGTGCCCAAAAACAGCAGAATCACCAGTGATATCGAGCGAATGGAAATACCAATGAATAATAGCAGAAGACCGAATAACAACGTGCGCTCGTTCGAATACCGGTTACTGATTTTAGGAGCCACTGGTGACATCACAGCAAATGCAATTAATGGAAGGCTCGTAAGAATACCCGCACTCCAGTTGGATAAGCCGATATCATCACGAATGATTCCGATTAGCGGACCGACCGATGTAATGGCCGGCCTCAAATTGAATGCAACGAGAATGATTCCAATAACAAACAATGCATAGTATGATTTCGTTCGATTCTGATTTGACATGAAACATTTATCCTCTCGAAGGTAACTCAATCTAATATAGCATAAGTTCATGTCGATATTTAATTAATACGATTCATTCTTTTGAGAAGAAAATCACAAGCACAAAAATGTCATCCTGAAACACTCAAATCATTGTCGTCCATGCAGGAAATAAACCGTCCGAAGATTGATTATAACCATCCATGCGGTTAGCCGTAACATAATTTTCACAATCAAAAAAAAAGCGACAGAATACCTGCCGCCCCTTACGAACAATAAACTCATTCCTCTAACTGTTCATCCGGAAAGTCATCTTCCTCCTCAATTATACCTTCCAGTTTTACGTCAAAATCCATTGGAAGTTTCATATCAGGTTTCATTTTTGCTCGCTCCCACAAAACATTACCATGAAGCCATTTCCACTGGTTGACCGTCATCTTACTCAAAATTTGGTTCATTGTGTCCGCCTCATATTGAGTTGAACCGCAGTTTTCGCTATGCAAATATATTTCGAATCCAGTTCTTTTGGTGCCTGCCTCCCCATTCAGAACCTTATTCAGCACCTGCCTGATTTCTAATAATGCATACCTGTCAAATCCCGCTGGTGCCCCTCCATAAGAACGATATGCTTTCCACAATGTAAACAAACTTTCCTGAATCAGTTCACCGTGATCATCATTCTCCTGAACATCATGAAGCATCCATTCAATACGACTTGCAAACTGATTGACAATATCCATGAAGGAATTGTCACGTATCCTATTCTTCCCCAAGCTCCCCCCTGCTTTCTATGCGTATTTTTAAAATAGCAACTTCTCTTTTATTATACACTATGTAAAATATTGGAAAAATATAGCCCTTATGTCGAAAACACTGCTGCAACGTGCCTAAACCTGCAAAAATATGTCGAACTATGTAATGATTTGTCTATTTTTAGCTCAAGAACTGTACCTGCAACTCATTCTAGGTCTCCTAACAGTAAATTGTGAATTTTTTGTGACATTTATAGGAAATTATTCCTAATTTCATGCAATCTAAAGTTGTTTAATACAAGAAAATGTGCTTTTAAACCGTTTTATTCTTTCCATTACTGCAGATTATGGTATACTATAGGTACAATTAAGCATATAATAAAAGACCACAGCTGCAACTGTGGTCTTCAGATAAGCGGTTCCCCCAGGGGATAAGCTATCACAGAATAGGCCTCTCCCTTCAACTTCGAGGGTTAATAGGGAGGTCTATTTTTTATTGTTCATTTCAACAATAAGCCTCAGCAAGGCAATCAGCAGCGTACCAAACGCCAGAAGCATCATAATAGCTTCGAAAAAACTCAATAGCCCCACCCCCCTTGTAAATCGGGTTAGCTGACCAATCCCTGAAAGAACATTATCTACTACATAGTATAGCACAATTTTCAATAAAAATACGAACAAATGTTTGGTTTAGTTATAGAACTGCATATTTTTGTAGTGTCAGTAGAAGTATTTCACAGTATTTTTTGCTGAATATGCCACTTGATGGCAGTAATATTCGATAGTGTAGATAGAAGGAGCTTCATCGTGTGCTTGTATACTTTAGTATATGCAGCGTTGTTCTGCGATTCGTAATGAATATGTGTGGTTTTTTGACAACTTGGATGGTTACAGGAAGAAAAAATGTGGGCATCCTGATCAGAATGCCCACATTTTTTACGAACCTGCGATAATATGGAAACCAGAATCAACATGGAGCACTTCACCGGTAACGCCACGTGCCATTTCACTCAGCAGAAATGCTGTAGCATCTCCTACCTGATCCTGGTCAATTTGCCGACGGAGCGGAGCCTTTTCTTCAATGACTGACATTTTTTCATTAAAACCAGAAACACCTTTGGCTGACAGTGTACGGATTGGTCCTGCTGAAACAGCATTCACGCGAATACCATATTGGCCAACATCTTCAGCCAGATATCGCACACTGGCTTCAAGCGCAGCTTTTGCAACACCCATCACATTGTAATTCGGTACAACCCGTTCAGCACCGAGATAGGTTTGAGTGACAATTCCCCCGCCTTCATTCATTAACTTTTTCGCTGCGCGGGTAACTGCCACAAGCGAATATGCACTGATGTTCTGGGCCATCAGATATCCATCACGGGATGTATCGGCATATTCACCAACCAGTTCGTCACGATTGGCAAATGCAACGGAATGAACTAGGCCATGGATGGTTCCGATTTTCTCACCAATTTCCTGGAATGCATGTTGAATGCTTTCATCACTTTCAACATCACAAGAAACAATTAACTTGGCATCCATTTCATTGTCGGCAAGCAGTTTTTCCAGCTTCTTTTTAGATCGCTCCTGCCGATATGTAAAAATTAGATTAGCTCCTGCATCTTGAAGTGATTTCGTTATTCCCCAGGCAATACTGCGATTATTTGCCACACCCATAACAACAATATTTTTGTTTTGCAACAATGCGTTCATATATGTACCTCCGATTTATTGAATAAGTTTCTCATTATAATGTAGCATACTTAGGACCTGGTGTTAAATCGTACCCAGGATGTTTATTAAATATCTGCATTATTAGGATTGAAAAATGGTTCAGTTATAGGAGTTGACTTCTCTATACTGAGCCTTTTTACAATGAAGAATGCAGCCTGTGGGGACAATTTAATTCACGCATCCACTCATATTGAATAAAAAACAACACAAAAATCGGCTGAAAACACCACGCTTTATCTGCGGTCAAATATGATGGTTCTTTAATTTTCTCAAAAGGTGTCTGCATAACAATGATCTGCAATTTTAAAAATGATAATGCAAATCTGCCTAAGAAAGTATTATTATAAGGAAATTGAATGGATATGTCTGGAACCGCCTTATATGTGCGGTTTTGCTCCATTTATGTGCGATTTCAATTTGTTAAATTAGTCCACCCGACCACATTACACTGGCATTGCCATTTGATAAATTTTCCGATATTTTGTAAGAATAGGATAATACACTATATAAAAGGGGGAATTAACTTGAAAGCATTAACCAGATTTTTTGACCGGATGGTGCAGCGTTACTTACCTGACGCGTTTCTGTTTGCCATAATTTTAACATTGGTCGTTTTCGTGTTAGGAATTGCCATTATGGGCAGTTCACCGGTTGAGATGGTTCAGTACTGGGGTGATGGTTTCTGGGATTTGCTTGCCTTTGCCATGCAGATGTCGCTCATCGTTGTGACCGGTTATATCCTGGCAAGTACACCGGTTGTCCGAAAAATACTTACGAAAATTAGTACCCTTGCCAATACACCGGGGCAAGCAATTATTTTGGTCACATTCGTCGCAGGAATTGCATGTCTGATTAACTACGGATTCGGGCTTGTAGTCGGGGCACTGCTGGCGATTCATGTAGCAAGGCGTGTACCAACTGTTGACTATCGTCTGCTCATGGCCAGTGCCTACAGCGGATTCCTATTATGACATGGCGGGCTTTCCGGGTCGATTCCATTACTAATTGCAACTCCGGGTCATTTTCTGGAAGATACGATGGGGACGATCCCAGTTACGGAAACACTTTTTAGCAGTTTTAATATTTTCATTGTTGTTGTGTTATTAGTGACACTGCCTTTCCTGAACCGATTTTTAATGAAATCACGAGACACATTAAGCAATACGGATGCTTCCACTTGGAAAACCGATGATGAAAGTGTCAATGAAGGAATTCCTGTTAAAAGTTCTATGACACCGGCTGAACACCTGGAAAACAGCCAGATTATTTCGTTACTGATTGGCATCATGGGGCTTGGATTTATCCTTTACCATTTTACAACAAACGGCTTTGATTTGAACATCAACATCGTCAACTTTATCTTCCTTTTCCTAGGAATTATTTTTCATCGGACACCACAGCGTTTTCTCAACAGTGTTACAAATGCAGTGAAAAATGTGGGCGGAATTATCATTCAGTTTCCGTTCTATGCCGGAATTATGGGGATGATGGTTGCTTCCGGACTTTCCGAGGAAATGTCGATGTGGTTTGTCAGCA is a window of Virgibacillus ihumii DNA encoding:
- a CDS encoding putative holin-like toxin; this encodes MSFFEAIMMLLAFGTLLIALLRLIVEMNNKK
- the fabI gene encoding enoyl-ACP reductase FabI — encoded protein: MNALLQNKNIVVMGVANNRSIAWGITKSLQDAGANLIFTYRQERSKKKLEKLLADNEMDAKLIVSCDVESDESIQHAFQEIGEKIGTIHGLVHSVAFANRDELVGEYADTSRDGYLMAQNISAYSLVAVTRAAKKLMNEGGGIVTQTYLGAERVVPNYNVMGVAKAALEASVRYLAEDVGQYGIRVNAVSAGPIRTLSAKGVSGFNEKMSVIEEKAPLRRQIDQDQVGDATAFLLSEMARGVTGEVLHVDSGFHIIAGS
- a CDS encoding Cof-type HAD-IIB family hydrolase → MDKIKLIALDMDGTLLNSNDEISDYTQKVIKNALEANIHVVLSTGRWLQSCLPYAKQLELPSYLITANGGEIWTVNEDLLEQHLLDPKMVQLMFELGEQTDVNSWMISTDRVWRGEAPENFYDHEWLKYGCDSLDTTKLDHIVKELSHYDELELTNSLPTNIEVNPKGVNKASALRKVCEKLDVTMNNVLAIGDSLNDIKMVQQAGMGVAMGNAQEAIQKVADFVTDANDRDGVAKAIKKFVLDQD
- a CDS encoding CynX/NimT family MFS transporter; amino-acid sequence: MSNQNRTKSYYALFVIGIILVAFNLRPAITSVGPLIGIIRDDIGLSNWSAGILTSLPLIAFAVMSPVAPKISNRYSNERTLLFGLLLLFIGISIRSISLVILLFLGTLFVGLGIAILNVLLPGVIKEKFPAKVALMTSVYSTAMGIFAATASGLSIPFARGMEWGWQLALFIWTVPAVIAIGLWIYLSISTGKQRDLEMKYVPVSDNQMWKSPLAWQVACFMGLQSFLFYVTISWLPEILYAYGVSMATAGWMLSFTQFIGLPASFLVPVIAGKFKSQRGIVLTLAVFGIFGYGGLLLGESTTVMVISTILIGITLSGSFALALAFLGMRARTARNAAELSGMAQSLGYCLAAVGPMLIGLLYDITFSWNLPLIMLMCVTVLVMLFGMGAGRDKYVLD
- a CDS encoding MFS transporter, coding for MQNRSYTMHDLYFWRITLSLALASFFVFASMYAVQPLLPVFVKEFGVTVSGSSLALSLTIIGLIIGLIVLGFLSDRNGRTMFIKLSLVGSVIPFFLIPLSDTFFLLLVLRFVQGFALAGLPAASLAYLSEEIDRRSVQVATALYISSNALGGMAGRVLTGYLTDHYSWEMSFYVLAVMGAVILAAVLFMLPRSRFFEPSELTFSNDIKAFLFHLKNPVLLLIFGLGVILQFSFTGMWTYLPFYLEGPPFSLSLKTISYMFFAYGLGVIGSPAAGWLASRIGLRKVRLAGIIVLSCGILMTLSGVLWLLITGLCVACLGFFTAHSLTAASVSDQVSHHKGSASSLYLVSYYVGVSLGSTAMGPAWSLFGWTGLVLLAAILPVIFIILVQKQRKVSNS
- a CDS encoding DUF1648 domain-containing protein, with the translated sequence MNLSNPKVKVPATKWELLFHFLSLVVMLSTIVYAIYQYESLPDRIPTYFNAQGEADGWGSKSSIFILPVITALTFILLYFLTKAPHIFNLPVTITEDNAPRIYSLARTMMAVFNFEIVLILSYATWSTIQATRGESTLGVGFILFTIFVPLITMILFIIKMNRSG
- a CDS encoding SLC13 family permease, translating into MITATWSWLWDKHDQAKDLIRFFVKPNDSQIGSAGNKESGGSADNNGGGNNRSYKPAQLIGLILGPALFILTLLFFQPEGLSDPAQAILASTIWIAVWWITEALPIPVTSLLPIILFPLTGGLDIGATTSSYGDDTIFLFMGGFMIALAMEKWNLHKRIALTIISIIGTNTERIILGFMVATGFLSMWISNTATAMMMVPIGLAIIYQVSEALKDDDSIDTSRENFGFGKALMLSIAYSASLGGIGTLIGTPPNTILAGAISNLYGIELSFAKWMLFGVPFAWVFIFITWFYLVKVAYPMKLKQLPGGREVIQSEKKKLGNPSFEEKAVFVIFIAAALSWISRSFILAEINENINDAVIAMTAAVILFAIPAKNKQGDRLLDWDTAVKLPWGILLLFGGGLAIAAGFQDSGLSEWLGKQLSVLEGINIIIILLAVTALVIFLTEITSNTATASMMYPIMASLSVALGVHPFALIIAAGVAASCAFMLPVATPPNAVVFGSGYLRIPDMAKAGFALNILGIVLVTAAVYLLIPIVWGIDLTEVPEMLKK